The following proteins are co-located in the Telopea speciosissima isolate NSW1024214 ecotype Mountain lineage chromosome 9, Tspe_v1, whole genome shotgun sequence genome:
- the LOC122640177 gene encoding S-adenosylmethionine decarboxylase proenzyme-like — protein sequence MAFPVSAIGFEGYEKRLEISFFEPGIFADPGGKGLRNLTKTQLDEILTPAECTIVASLSNADVDSYVLSESSLFVYAYKIIIKTCGTTKLLLSIPPILELASSLSLSVRAVRYTRGSFTFPGAQPFPHRNFSEEVKILDSYFGKLGSGGRAYVMGSLVESQKWHTYSACAEMDNHQNPVCTLEMCMTGLDKKLASVFYKTQASSAAEMTNISGIRNILPHSKISDFEFDPCGYSMNSIEGAAISTIHVTPEDGFSYASFEAAGYNLKTMNLKQLIGRVLACFQPREFSIAIHATDVLSNGLDSDCPLDVSGYDGGEGSIQPLGMGGCVVYQSFVGNGDLGSPRSILKSFWKEEEDDQDDAVAG from the coding sequence ATGGCCTTCCCGGTCTCTGCAATTGGATTTGAAGGCTATGAGAAGAGGCTCGAGATATCTTTCTTTGAGCCTGGAATCTTTGCTGATCCTGGAGGGAAGGGCCTCCGTAATCTGACCAAAACTCAGTTGGATGAGATCCTTACACCTGCTGAATGCACTATAGTTGCATCACTGTCAAATGCAGATGTCGACTCATACGTCCTCTCTGAGTCCAGCCTTTTTGTGTACGCTTACAAGATAATCATCAAAACTTGTGGCACCACAAAGCTTCTTCTCTCAATTCCACCAATCCTGGAGTTAGCTAGCTCCCTTTCCCTCTCTGTAAGAGCTGTGAGGTACACTCGTGGAAGTTTCACATTTCCAGGAGCTCAGCCATTTCCACACCGTAACTTTTCGGAGGAGGTCAAGATCCTTGACAGTTATTTTGGGAAGCTTGGATCAGGTGGTAGAGCTTATGTGATGGGTAGTCTTGTCGAGTCACAGAAGTGGCACACATACTCTGCTTGTGCAGAAATGGACAACCACCAAAACCCAGTTTGTACCCTTGAGATGTGCATGACTGGCTTGGACAAGAAGTTGGCGTCTGTCTTCTACAAGACTCAAGCAAGCTCAGCAGCTGAGATGACTAATATCTCTGGTATAAGGAACATCCTTCCCCATTCCAAAATCTCTGATTTTGAGTTCGATCCTTGTGGATACTCCATGAATTCCATCGAAGGTGCTGCAATCTCTACAATTCATGTTACTCCGGAAGATGGTTTCAGTTATGCGAGCTTTGAAGCAGCGGGTTACAATTTGAAGACTATGAACCTCAAACAACTGATAGGCAGGGTGTTAGCATGTTTCCAACCGAGGGAGTTCTCTATAGCTATTCATGCTACTGATGTCTTGAGCAATGGGCTTGATTCTGATTGTCCACTAGATGTCTCGGGATATGACGGTGGAGAGGGGAGCATTCAACCTCTTGGAATGGGTGGCTGTGTTGTTTATCAGAGTTTTGTTGGTAATGGTGATTTGGGGTCTCCCAGATCAATTCTGAAATCCTTctggaaagaggaagaagatgatcaaGATGATGCTGTGGCAGGGTAG
- the LOC122640093 gene encoding ribosomal RNA-processing protein 7 homolog A encodes MDSSYAADLCQTETQNKIGNNTTAPEEADIGINSKTSNRSKKAAKDKKKDRLSSKMSSKLKRKADTVHQDGVYYISSEDEDCSKGMKKWIMEYHQSRPGLKILQQRIDEFTIAHEAQEEQARKEREGQAAEGGWTVVVHHKGRKKTTDSESGITVGSVAQAAVVDKMSKKKSKDVGIDFYRFQRREAQRNEIMMLQSKFEQDRKRIQQLRAARKFRPY; translated from the exons ATGGACTCTAGTTATGCAGCAGATTTGTGTCAAACTGAAACACAAAACAAGATAGGGAACAATACAACAGCACCTGAGGAAGCTGATATTGGAATTAATAGCAAAACTT CTAATAGATCCAAGAAAGctgcaaaagataaaaagaaggaTCGACTTTCATCTAAGATGAGTAGTAAGTTAAAGAGAAAGGCAGATACAGTTCACCAAGATGGAGTTTATTACATCTCTTCAGAGGATGAGGACTGCTCAAAAGGAATGAAAA AGTGGATAATGGAATACCATCAAAGTAGACCAGGATTGAAGATACTGCAGCAAAGAATTGATGAGTTCACAATTGCCCATGAGGCACAGGAGGAACAG gcaagaaaagagagagaaggtcaaGCTGCAGAAGGAGGGTGGACTGTTGTGGTACATCATAAAGGTAGGAAAAAAACAACAGATTCTGAAAGTGGGATTACTGTGGGCTCTGTTGCCCAGGCTGCTGTGGTCGATAAAATgagcaaaaagaaaagcaaagacGTTGGGATAGACTTCTACAGATTTCAGAGAAGAGAAGCTCAGAGAAATG AGATTATGATGTTGCAGAGCAAATTTGAGCAGGACAGAAAGCGGATACAACAGTTGAGAGCTGCAAGGAAGTTCCGGCCCTACTGA